The Verrucomicrobiia bacterium genomic interval TGGGCGACAAAGCACTAATCACAAAAAAATAAGGGCCTATAACCGAAACTGCAGCCGCCGCGCCAGCACTGGCAACCACCAGAATTTTAGAGGACATTTTCATGTAGGGGACGTTTGCATGTTTGAACGAGGGGCGAGTTGCGTCTGAGCACTTGGCTCATTCGACACCGAAGTATGTCTTGCACTTGCAGCCGCCGTTTGCCCGAACGTATTCGCGGAATTCGTGCAACGCTGAACTGCTCATTGAGTGGGTTAGCTGATAGCGTTGGTGGCCGCGTTCGTAATCCGCCCAATCGCGAATGTTCCCGCTCTTGTCAGCCACAAAGTGCAAAACCGAAAACGTGGCACGTCCGTCAGGCGACCCCTTTGCGTCCAAGTCAGGGTCATCAGGAAAATCTTTCGATCCTTTTGCCGGACTCATGGCGTTGTGAATGTCCTTCAGGCTGCTAAAGCTGCCAAGGAGTCGTTTATTGTGGTCGCCATGTGCCATCCAGTCCTGGTAAGGATGCAGTCCTGTTCCGAGTTGCTTCGCGGCTGCGCTCGGTTCGTCGTTTCCCCTGGAAATCGTGCAAAGGTCTTTAGCCTTATCAAGGTGCTCTTTGTATTTTGTTATCCGCGTGTCCACCCTGACATCCATGCTGAGGCTGCGGTCAAAGTGATACTGCGTGCCTGGCTCGAAGATGTAGGAAGTTGAGAAAAGTATCTCGTCAACGTCCTCGTCGGCATCAGCAACCGCTTGGGCGGCATCGGCTGGGTAGCCAGCTTTCAATGCCCACCGCAGCGTGGCGTGCAGGTCAACCGTTTCATCCCACAAACCAAGGTAGTCGTCGCCTCTAATTGGTTCGTTGCCCAGAAACGAATAGCAGTTCATTCCGGCTTCCTCGCCCATTGGGTCTCTATTTGGCCAGCGGCCGGTAGAAGGGTTGTAATACCTGTGGCCGTAGTAGAGGAGGCCGGTTTCCCAGTCGTGGTATT includes:
- a CDS encoding RHS repeat-associated core domain-containing protein, with the translated sequence MQAWGTIGTYEAREEANPIPQDSSPLNGDYSVGVLVATVIHNGPKAGVYFPFYDGNENVMGYVRGADGLLAAQYEYGPFGELLRATGPLSQNFNPLFSTKYHDWETGLLYYGHRYYNPSTGRWPNRDPMGEEAGMNCYSFLGNEPIRGDDYLGLWDETVDLHATLRWALKAGYPADAAQAVADADEDVDEILFSTSYIFEPGTQYHFDRSLSMDVRVDTRITKYKEHLDKAKDLCTISRGNDEPSAAAKQLGTGLHPYQDWMAHGDHNKRLLGSFSSLKDIHNAMSPAKGSKDFPDDPDLDAKGSPDGRATFSVLHFVADKSGNIRDWADYERGHQRYQLTHSMSSSALHEFREYVRANGGCKCKTYFGVE